GGATTCCAAAGGCATCTTCAACCCGTTGGCCGGCGGCACAACGGAAGTCCAAGTCAACCCGGAATCATGCAGCAAAGCGGTTGACGGAAGCAACCACACAAGGTTCAGGATCAGGACGGGCATCAGCAGGTCCGCTCCCGCACGCAAATCGCAGTCGTATAGAGCATAATTGGTTTGCTACCAATATTTGGCTTGCCAAATGTTGGCATTGCTAAAAATTGGCAATACCAAGACTTACCAACTATTGGCAACTTTATGTGAGATAGGCAAAACAACTCGTAGTCAACCAAGTAGTTGCAAATATTTGGCACAATGCCAAATGTTGGCATGCCAATTTTTGGCAGCAAACCAATTATGCTCATACTCCCTCTGtgccataatgtaagacgtttttttgacacattatgggacggagggagtagacgGCACACAAGTGGCATTCATTCAGACACATCCCAGCACGGAAGCCTCTTCTTTGGCGACAAGCCCAGCGGCACAAGCGGAGCACAGCACACAACCAAACGTCCACAGAAACCTTCCTTTTCACAGAGAAAAACGCAATATCCAATGGAACAGTTTTTTCATAACAATTATCGCGCGGCCTTCTTTTTTGTTTTTGACATACAGGCGGTTCCGCGGACCGGAACCGAGACTCGGCACTGCTATAAGGCAGCCCAAGCTGAATATTTACATGAAGAACCTGAGACGGATgatggcaaggcctgttgccgatGGACAATGAAGGATTCTGATACCAAAGCACAGCACACAGACCCGGCAATTCCACACAACCTTCTTTCTACAGGAAAGAGAAATCCATTCCAAAGCCTTTCTCCGACAATTATCGCGCACGGAAGATCCCTTCCGTGGCGGCGGTTGTTTTTCACATACAGTGGTTTCGCGGACGGAAACCGAGACATACATTTGCTATAAGGTAGTAAAGGCTAAGTATTTACATGAATGAAGAACCTAAAAATGGTGGAGACCTGTGAACAATAACGGAGGAGGCCTGCTGCTGCTATCGTCTATGCACACGAAATACGGGCTTGGATAGCAGAGAGAAGAGGAGAAGGAATGTAACAGGCGGTGGAGGTGGGATGCTTCTGAACTTCCTGATTGCTGCTGCATTGTGCTCCTAGGCGTGCGCGCGTCGGCGGACATACCTGGGATCCCTGGATTTGATCAAACGAAAATAACAGCGTATCAGAGACTGTCCAAGTGAAACATGAGAAGCTAGGATCTGTTATAGTTTCTGGTAATATAACTGCTTTTACAGTTATAAATGCGGCATACACTAGCGCTGAATTTCAAAGGATAAAGACATTGTTCAGGACAATAAAATTTAGTGGTTAAAGTGGCACCTTATTTATCCTTGAAAGTATAAAAATGTTACTACTCTTCGGTGGCCAGAGAGGTAATTCTCTTAGCCACAGGCCAATGACAGAAAGCGGCCCTTTTAGAAAAATGACAGTAAACAGGGGAAGCAAAGCATATGCACACACCTGTAATGACTGGCCATTCTCCTGGATGCTGCACTAGGCATTGCCCCTGTAACAAGATACTCATCATCTATTCCATCAAATCTGATTTCCCTTATGTCAACAGCTCTGGTTGGAACGTCGATGGTGAAGCTTTCCTGACCAGACCTGTTGCCGGCCCTCCTTCCACCACTTCTCCTTTCCCTTGTCCTTGCTCTTCTCCGGCCTCTCGAAGACCCGAAAGACTTGCAGAAAATACAGGACGTCCACCAGTTTCCCCTGACCCTGTGGAGAACTTCATAGTCATCTCCAGCGTCATCATCGCCATACTCGATGACATAATCTCCCAGAACTATGCTGTTAGGCACCTGCGCGTGTATCGTGCTCAAGACATCGATGATGTCGGACGACTGCTGGAAATTCTCCCAGTCGACTCGGCGAGCGGGGTCGATCTCCGAAGGGCGCGAGTTCGGATGCTTCTGCTGGGTGTG
The sequence above is a segment of the Aegilops tauschii subsp. strangulata cultivar AL8/78 chromosome 6, Aet v6.0, whole genome shotgun sequence genome. Coding sequences within it:
- the LOC109753485 gene encoding uncharacterized protein, whose amino-acid sequence is MGSGNLVMKKVVKPSSFDLDIQLDKSWTEDVTCPICLDFPHNAVLLRCTSYEKGCRPFVCDTDKSRSNCLERFKSAHGQPVNVKVSAVNIAPRDSIHFISSNTNNHPACPLCRGDVIGWAVIGEARQHLNQKKRCCEESCCSYVGNFHELQKHTQQKHPNSRPSEIDPARRVDWENFQQSSDIIDVLSTIHAQVPNSIVLGDYVIEYGDDDAGDDYEVLHRVRGNWWTSCIFCKSFGSSRGRRRARTRERRSGGRRAGNRSGQESFTIDVPTRAVDIREIRFDGIDDEYLVTGAMPSAASRRMASHYRDPRYVRRRAHA